The following are encoded together in the Streptomyces sp. NBC_00341 genome:
- a CDS encoding FAD-binding protein: MTPAEKNWAGNVTFGARRLCVPRSEAELRETVAASTALRALGTRHSFNTVADTAGDLVSVAGLPRVVEIDPGAGAVTVGAGLRFGEFAGELHERGFALHNLGSLPHISVAGACSTGTHGSGAGNRSLAGAVRALDMVTADGGTVSLRRGDADFPGAVVAMGALGVVTRLTLDVVPAFDVQQWVYEDLPESRLTGGFDEVMSAAYSVSVFTDWRPGPVGQVWLKQRVGSGGARQMPAEWLGARLADGPRHPIPGVPAGNCTRQQGAAGAWHHRLPHFRMEFTPSNGDELQSEYFVAREDAAAAYRALGRLRDRIAPLLQISEIRSVAGDELWLSPASGRDSVAFHFTWIPDTAAVAPVLGEIEEALAPFGARPHWGKVFTTAPDVLRTLYGRYADFEKLMARYDPHGTFRNDFLDRHFPG, encoded by the coding sequence GTGACTCCCGCGGAGAAGAACTGGGCCGGCAATGTCACGTTCGGGGCGAGGCGGCTGTGCGTGCCTCGCTCGGAGGCCGAGCTGCGGGAGACGGTGGCCGCTTCGACCGCGTTGCGCGCCCTGGGCACCCGGCACTCGTTCAACACCGTGGCCGACACCGCCGGGGACCTGGTCTCGGTGGCGGGCCTGCCGCGGGTGGTCGAGATCGACCCGGGCGCGGGAGCGGTGACGGTCGGCGCGGGGCTGCGCTTCGGTGAGTTCGCCGGGGAACTGCACGAGCGCGGTTTCGCCCTGCACAACCTGGGTTCGCTCCCGCACATCTCGGTGGCCGGCGCCTGCTCGACCGGAACCCACGGCTCCGGCGCCGGGAACCGCTCGCTGGCCGGCGCCGTCCGGGCACTGGACATGGTCACGGCGGACGGCGGAACCGTCTCGCTGCGACGCGGTGACGCGGACTTCCCCGGAGCGGTGGTCGCCATGGGCGCGCTGGGCGTGGTGACCCGGCTGACGCTGGACGTGGTCCCGGCCTTCGACGTACAGCAGTGGGTGTACGAGGACCTGCCCGAGTCCCGGCTGACCGGCGGTTTCGACGAGGTGATGTCGGCCGCGTACAGCGTCAGCGTGTTCACCGACTGGCGCCCGGGACCGGTCGGCCAGGTGTGGCTCAAACAGCGGGTCGGCAGCGGGGGAGCGCGGCAGATGCCGGCCGAGTGGCTGGGCGCACGGCTCGCGGACGGTCCGCGCCACCCCATCCCCGGTGTGCCGGCCGGCAACTGCACCCGGCAGCAGGGTGCGGCGGGCGCCTGGCACCACCGGCTGCCGCACTTCCGGATGGAGTTCACCCCGAGCAACGGGGACGAGCTGCAGTCGGAGTACTTCGTGGCCCGCGAGGACGCCGCGGCCGCCTACCGGGCGCTGGGCAGGCTCCGGGACCGGATCGCCCCGCTGCTCCAGATCTCCGAGATCCGTAGTGTCGCGGGTGACGAGCTGTGGCTGAGCCCGGCGTCCGGCCGGGACTCGGTGGCCTTCCACTTCACCTGGATACCGGACACCGCGGCAGTGGCGCCGGTGCTCGGGGAGATCGAGGAGGCGCTGGCCCCGTTCGGCGCGCGGCCGCACTGGGGCAAGGTGTTCACCACCGCCCCCGACGTCCTGCGCACCCTGTACGGGCGGTACGCGGACTTCGAGAAGCTGATGGCCCGGTACGACCCGCACGGCACCTTCCGCAACGACTTCCTGGACCGGCACTTCCCGGGCTGA
- a CDS encoding sugar transferase, with product MSGPVGLAGAPLPRTASNRPRSHEFDRLPQGPTVQRERSARPGPKGGPGRYLPLVVCFDLLGLGVPGWLVLRTDGEPRALAGAAAAALAWSCVRAVRGRYALRAPGRPPGALTASGDWLLLIGVLAVLWTFTDPAIDPASAVVALIPGLLATTAGAGVRRLPARGKRRTARRVLVVGAAAGVDRAVRLLGSRTDHGYLVVAAVPVGTAALSCDAPVPGRLAPAPADDDASTVLGAAFAHEADLALVIPGPELTEERLRRLSWGLHDGGLELSVLSHLSEIAAGRVRPASAAGLTLLHIVPPLRRGPQAALKAAVDRSGAVLGLLALAPLLLLVAAAVRFTSCGPVFHRQIRHGQHSRPFTMWKFRTMVADAERHRERLATCNESDGPMFKMRRDPRVTRVGRLLRRSSLDELPQLLNVLRGDMSLVGPRPPLPDEVSRYDERELRRLSVKPGLTGLWQVSGRSDLSWQETVSLDLWYVDNWSVATDVGLMARTLRAVTDGRGAY from the coding sequence ATGTCAGGGCCCGTGGGACTGGCGGGGGCGCCGCTTCCACGGACCGCTTCGAACCGGCCCCGCAGCCACGAGTTCGACCGGCTGCCGCAGGGCCCGACCGTACAGCGCGAGCGTTCTGCCCGGCCAGGGCCGAAGGGAGGGCCTGGCCGGTATCTGCCGCTGGTCGTCTGCTTCGACCTGCTGGGCCTCGGCGTGCCCGGCTGGCTCGTGCTGCGCACCGACGGCGAACCCCGGGCCCTGGCCGGTGCGGCCGCGGCGGCACTGGCCTGGTCGTGCGTACGGGCGGTGCGCGGCCGGTACGCACTCCGGGCGCCCGGCCGGCCTCCCGGGGCGCTGACCGCGTCCGGGGACTGGCTGCTGCTCATCGGTGTGCTGGCGGTGCTCTGGACCTTCACCGACCCGGCCATCGATCCGGCGTCGGCGGTGGTGGCGCTGATTCCCGGCCTGCTGGCGACGACGGCCGGGGCCGGGGTCCGCCGGCTGCCGGCGCGGGGGAAGCGGCGGACGGCCCGCAGGGTGCTGGTGGTCGGGGCGGCCGCAGGGGTGGACCGGGCGGTACGGCTGCTCGGTTCCCGCACGGATCACGGCTACCTCGTGGTGGCCGCCGTGCCGGTGGGGACGGCCGCGCTGAGCTGCGACGCCCCGGTGCCGGGCCGGCTCGCGCCCGCGCCGGCCGACGACGACGCCTCGACGGTGCTGGGCGCTGCCTTCGCGCACGAGGCGGACCTGGCGCTGGTGATACCGGGGCCGGAGCTCACGGAGGAGCGATTACGACGGTTGTCCTGGGGGCTCCACGACGGCGGACTGGAGCTGTCCGTGCTCTCGCACCTCTCGGAGATCGCGGCGGGCCGGGTCCGGCCGGCCTCGGCGGCCGGACTGACCCTGCTGCACATCGTGCCGCCGCTGCGGCGGGGGCCGCAGGCCGCGCTCAAGGCCGCGGTGGACCGGAGCGGCGCCGTCCTCGGCCTGCTCGCGCTGGCCCCACTGCTGCTGCTGGTCGCGGCAGCGGTCAGGTTCACCTCCTGCGGACCGGTCTTCCACCGGCAGATCCGCCACGGGCAGCACAGCCGGCCGTTCACCATGTGGAAGTTCCGCACGATGGTGGCGGACGCCGAGCGGCACCGCGAGCGGCTGGCCACGTGCAACGAGTCCGACGGGCCGATGTTCAAGATGCGCCGCGACCCCCGGGTCACCCGCGTGGGCCGGCTGCTGCGCCGCTCGTCCCTGGACGAGCTGCCCCAGCTCCTCAACGTCCTTCGAGGTGACATGTCCCTGGTCGGTCCGCGCCCGCCGCTGCCGGACGAGGTGTCCCGCTACGACGAGCGCGAGCTGAGACGGCTCTCGGTCAAGCCGGGACTGACCGGCCTGTGGCAGGTCAGCGGGCGCTCCGACCTGTCCTGGCAGGAGACCGTGTCGCTCGACCTCTGGTACGTGGACAACTGGTCGGTGGCCACGGACGTGGGACTGATGGCCCGCACGCTGCGGGCCGTCACCGACGGCCGCGGGGCGTACTGA
- a CDS encoding GDP-L-fucose synthase family protein, protein MTTDLPGPSQESVPSLLRPAARVFVAGHRGLVGSAVVRRLTAEGHEVVTRGRDRLDLCDAGRTAAFLRDARPDAVVLAAAKVGGIMANSTYPVQFLEENLRIQLSVIAGAHAAGVGRLLFLGSSCIYPKRAPQPIPESALLTGPLEPTNEAYALAKIAGIVQTQSYRRQYGASYISAMPTNLYGPGDNFDLETSHVLPALIRRFHEARRSGAPAVTLWGSGSPRREFLHVDDLAAACVLLLERYDGEEPVNVGSGEDLTIRELASTVADVTSYQGRIEWDSGKPDGTPRKLLDVSRLVSLGFAPRIALRDGIAATYAWWLQEQGAQV, encoded by the coding sequence ATGACGACTGATCTCCCCGGCCCTTCCCAGGAATCCGTCCCGTCCCTGCTACGGCCCGCCGCCCGGGTGTTCGTCGCCGGCCACCGAGGTCTGGTGGGCTCTGCGGTGGTGCGCCGCCTCACCGCCGAAGGCCACGAGGTGGTCACTCGTGGCCGCGACCGCCTGGACCTGTGCGACGCCGGGCGCACCGCGGCCTTTCTGCGTGACGCCCGGCCGGACGCCGTGGTGCTGGCCGCCGCCAAGGTCGGTGGGATCATGGCCAACAGCACCTACCCGGTGCAGTTCCTGGAGGAGAACCTGCGGATCCAGCTGAGCGTGATCGCCGGGGCGCACGCGGCGGGCGTCGGGCGGCTGCTCTTCCTCGGCTCGTCCTGCATCTACCCCAAGCGCGCCCCGCAGCCCATCCCCGAGAGCGCCCTGCTGACCGGCCCGCTGGAGCCGACCAACGAGGCGTACGCGCTGGCGAAGATCGCCGGGATCGTGCAGACCCAGTCCTACCGCCGGCAGTACGGCGCCTCCTACATCAGCGCCATGCCCACCAATCTCTACGGGCCCGGCGACAACTTCGACCTGGAGACCTCGCACGTCCTGCCCGCGCTGATCCGCCGCTTCCACGAGGCACGGCGCAGCGGGGCTCCGGCCGTCACGCTCTGGGGCTCCGGCAGCCCCCGGCGGGAATTCCTGCACGTCGACGATCTGGCCGCCGCCTGTGTGCTGCTGCTGGAACGCTACGACGGCGAGGAACCCGTCAACGTCGGCTCCGGCGAGGACCTGACGATCCGTGAACTCGCCTCGACCGTAGCCGATGTGACGTCCTATCAGGGGCGGATCGAATGGGACAGCGGAAAGCCGGACGGAACCCCGCGCAAGCTGCTGGACGTGTCCCGGCTGGTCTCCCTCGGCTTCGCGCCGCGGATCGCGCTGCGCGACGGAATCGCCGCGACCTACGCCTGGTGGCTCCAGGAGCAGGGCGCCCAGGTCTGA